From the Helicobacter pylori genome, one window contains:
- a CDS encoding EI24 domain-containing protein translates to MVLFLSIFKKSFNDFLSARMLLINLGPILLSLAFFGAIFYYNGENVVNYCQALLPQSLNDYAHSQGFFAGVFVWVFKALVYFLIFWIAILLSLVINVFASIFYTPLVVSYLHQKYYPHVVLEEFGSILFSIKYFLKALILMLVLLVLLMPFYFIPFIGVFGVFFSIIAHFLFFKNTMSLDIASMIFNHQSYQNLLKQHRLKHYRFSFFCYLFSLIPFFNFFATLLQTLMLTHYFFILKEKEC, encoded by the coding sequence ATGGTTTTGTTTCTATCCATTTTTAAAAAAAGTTTTAATGATTTCTTAAGCGCTAGAATGCTTTTAATCAATCTTGGTCCTATCCTTTTGAGTTTGGCGTTTTTTGGAGCTATCTTTTATTACAATGGCGAAAATGTTGTGAATTATTGCCAAGCTTTATTGCCGCAATCTTTGAATGATTACGCTCATTCTCAAGGCTTTTTTGCTGGTGTGTTTGTTTGGGTTTTTAAAGCGTTGGTGTATTTTCTTATTTTTTGGATTGCGATTCTTTTGAGTTTAGTCATCAATGTTTTTGCGTCTATTTTTTACACCCCTTTAGTGGTCTCTTATTTGCACCAAAAATATTATCCCCATGTCGTTTTAGAAGAATTTGGCTCTATCCTTTTTTCTATTAAATATTTTTTAAAAGCGCTCATTCTTATGCTTGTATTGTTAGTGCTTTTAATGCCCTTTTATTTCATTCCCTTTATAGGAGTCTTTGGGGTCTTTTTTTCTATAATCGCGCATTTTCTTTTTTTCAAAAACACCATGAGTTTGGATATAGCTAGCATGATTTTTAATCATCAAAGCTATCAAAACCTACTCAAACAACACCGATTAAAGCACTATCGTTTCTCGTTTTTTTGCTATCTTTTTTCCTTGATCCCTTTTTTTAATTTTTTTGCTACTTTATTACAAACCCTAATGCTAACGCACTACTTTTTTATCCTTAAAGAAAAAGAATGCTAG
- the cbf2 gene encoding peptidylprolyl isomerase CBF2, with the protein MKKNILNLALVGALSASFLMAKPAHNANNATHNTKETTDASAGVLATVDGRPITKSDFDMIKQRNPNFDFDKLKEKEKEALIEQAIRTVLVENEAKAEKLNQTPEFKAMMEAVKKQALVEFWAKKQAEEVKKIQIPEKEMQDFYNANKDQLFVKQEAHARHILVKTEDEAKRIISEIDKQPKTKKEAKFIELANRDTIDPNSKNAQNGGDLGKFQKNQMAPDFSKAAFALTPGNYTKTPVKTEFGYHIIYLISKDSPVTYTYEQAKPTIKGMLQEKLFQERMNQRIEELRKHAKIVINK; encoded by the coding sequence ATGAAAAAAAATATCTTAAATTTAGCGTTAGTGGGTGCGTTGAGCGCGTCGTTTTTGATGGCTAAGCCGGCTCATAATGCGAATAATGCTACGCATAACACGAAAGAAACGACCGATGCTTCAGCAGGCGTGTTAGCGACAGTGGATGGCAGACCCATCACCAAAAGCGATTTTGATATGATTAAGCAACGAAATCCTAATTTTGATTTTGACAAGCTTAAAGAGAAAGAAAAAGAAGCCTTGATTGAGCAAGCTATCCGCACCGTGCTTGTAGAAAATGAGGCTAAGGCAGAAAAGCTTAATCAGACTCCAGAATTTAAAGCGATGATGGAAGCGGTTAAAAAACAGGCTTTAGTGGAATTTTGGGCTAAAAAACAGGCTGAAGAAGTGAAAAAAATCCAAATCCCAGAAAAAGAAATGCAGGATTTTTACAACGCTAATAAAGATCAGCTTTTTGTCAAGCAAGAAGCCCATGCTAGGCATATTTTAGTGAAAACCGAAGATGAGGCTAAACGGATTATTTCTGAGATCGACAAACAGCCAAAGACTAAAAAAGAAGCCAAATTCATTGAGTTAGCCAATCGTGATACGATTGATCCTAACAGTAAGAACGCGCAAAATGGCGGTGATTTAGGGAAATTCCAGAAAAACCAAATGGCTCCGGATTTTTCTAAAGCCGCTTTCGCTCTAACTCCTGGGAATTACACTAAAACCCCTGTTAAAACAGAGTTTGGTTATCATATTATTTATTTGATTTCTAAAGATAGCCCTGTAACTTATACTTATGAGCAAGCCAAACCCACCATTAAGGGGATGTTACAAGAAAAGCTTTTCCAAGAACGCATGAATCAACGAATCGAGGAATTAAGGAAGCACGCTAAAATTGTTATCAACAAGTAA
- a CDS encoding class II fructose-bisphosphate aldolase: MLVKGNEILLKAHKEGYGVGAFNFVNFEMLNAIFEAGNEENSPLFIQASEGAIKYMGIDMAVGMVKIMCERYPHIPVALHLDHGTTFESCEKAVKAGFTSVMIDASHHAFEENLELTSKVVKMAHNAGVSVEAELGRLMGIEDNISVDEKDAVLVNPKEAERFVKESQVDYLAPAIGTSHGAFKFKGEPKLDFERLQEVKRLTNIPLVLHGASAIPDDVRKSYLDAGGDLKGSKGVPFEFLQESIKGGINKVNTDTDLRIAFIAEVRKVANEDKSQFDLRKFFSPAQLALKNVVKERMKLLGSANKI, encoded by the coding sequence ATGTTAGTTAAAGGCAATGAAATCTTATTGAAAGCCCATAAAGAAGGTTATGGGGTAGGGGCGTTTAATTTCGTGAATTTTGAAATGCTAAACGCTATTTTTGAAGCAGGAAACGAAGAAAATTCCCCGCTTTTCATTCAAGCGAGTGAAGGGGCGATCAAATACATGGGGATTGATATGGCGGTGGGCATGGTGAAAATCATGTGCGAACGCTATCCGCACATTCCTGTAGCCTTACACCTAGATCATGGAACGACTTTTGAAAGTTGCGAAAAAGCCGTGAAAGCGGGTTTCACTTCTGTGATGATTGACGCGTCTCATCATGCTTTTGAAGAAAATTTGGAATTGACTTCTAAAGTGGTCAAAATGGCGCATAACGCTGGAGTGAGCGTGGAAGCGGAGTTGGGGCGTTTAATGGGGATTGAAGACAATATTTCAGTAGATGAAAAGGACGCGGTGTTAGTGAATCCTAAAGAAGCGGAGCGGTTTGTCAAAGAATCTCAAGTGGATTACTTAGCCCCAGCCATTGGGACAAGCCATGGAGCGTTTAAGTTTAAGGGCGAGCCAAAATTGGATTTTGAACGCTTGCAAGAAGTCAAAAGGCTCACTAATATCCCTCTAGTTTTGCATGGAGCGAGCGCGATACCAGATGATGTGAGGAAATCTTATTTGGACGCTGGAGGCGATTTGAAAGGCTCTAAAGGTGTGCCTTTTGAGTTTTTACAAGAATCTATAAAAGGGGGGATCAATAAGGTCAATACCGATACGGATTTAAGGATCGCTTTCATCGCAGAAGTGCGCAAGGTGGCTAATGAAGATAAGAGCCAATTTGATTTGAGGAAGTTTTTTTCTCCGGCCCAATTAGCGCTTAAAAATGTGGTCAAAGAGCGCATGAAACTTTTGGGTAGCGCTAATAAAATTTAA
- the efp gene encoding elongation factor P, whose product MAIGMSELKKGLKIELGGVPYRIVEYQHVKPGKGAAFVRAKIKSFLDGKVIEKTFHAGDKCEEPNLVEKTMQYLYHDGDTYQFMDIESYEQIALNDSQVGEASKWMLDGMQVQVLLHNDKAISVDVPQVVALKIVETAPNFKGDTSSASKKPATLETGAVVQVPFHVLEGETIKVNTETEEYLEKVK is encoded by the coding sequence ATGGCAATTGGGATGAGCGAGCTCAAAAAGGGCTTGAAAATTGAATTGGGCGGTGTGCCTTATAGAATTGTAGAATACCAGCATGTCAAGCCCGGCAAGGGTGCGGCTTTCGTGCGTGCGAAAATCAAGTCGTTTTTGGATGGTAAGGTGATTGAAAAGACTTTCCATGCGGGGGATAAGTGCGAAGAACCTAACCTGGTTGAAAAAACGATGCAGTACCTTTATCATGATGGCGATACATACCAATTCATGGATATAGAGAGCTATGAGCAAATCGCTTTAAACGACTCTCAAGTGGGCGAGGCCTCTAAATGGATGCTAGACGGCATGCAAGTGCAGGTTTTATTGCATAATGACAAGGCGATTTCAGTGGATGTGCCGCAAGTTGTGGCTTTAAAGATTGTGGAAACGGCTCCTAATTTTAAGGGCGATACTTCAAGCGCGAGCAAAAAGCCAGCGACTTTAGAAACCGGTGCGGTCGTGCAAGTGCCTTTCCATGTTTTAGAGGGTGAGACGATTAAGGTGAATACGGAAACAGAAGAGTATCTTGAAAAGGTGAAATAG